The following nucleotide sequence is from Diospyros lotus cultivar Yz01 chromosome 3, ASM1463336v1, whole genome shotgun sequence.
CAACACGTACCTACTTTTATTGCTTCTCCTCAAGCATCATCGTCGCCACGATTCTCTTCAAGTTTTGTCGCCAGCCACACTCCTCCTTCTCCTCGCGATTGCTGAtcattttccttcttcttgtgaCCATCGGCCTCGTTGCTCCTCTTCGAGACCCAGCCgcacttcttcttttttgctaGATCGAGTCTTCGACACATATATTAGAAAGAAGATGGAGATGTAGATTGTTTTTCAATTCTCTAAAAGATTTGATCTACTCCCCCTTCCTTCCCCAGTGAGCCTTTTctagtaaaatgaaaaaaaaaatcacgtgatcaaaagtgaaaaaaaataatttgtctataaaatttaatcaatcaaacatctcaaaaaattagaatttaaataaaaaataatcatgtttcatgaaaaatgtggtCAAACCCTAATTGTAttcatgaattaaattaaacgTGTACtaaacactaaaataaaaacatagaAATACATCATTGTAcgtcaatatttatttttttttggtaaaaagtttaatttgaaaattttggctGCAAATACTTTATATAGAAAAATTGTGAGGGGGAGACAAAAGGCTTGGACAAGACCACGTAAGGCAGGCTGCGGGAACAGCCTGGATCCACATCATTCGTTATGGAATTGAGGCACAAAACCCTCCACCCATGTCTCATCTTCCTCCTCCACTCGTATTCACCTCTCCCCATTTAATGAACGCTTCCCATTTTCAGAAATAAACAAGCCCACCATATTATaacctctccctccctctctctctctctctctagctatatatatatatatatatacacagcaGATACTATACAATATTTGTGAAGCTTAATTTTGTATAGATCATCCTCCATTACAAACACACAAGAACTGAATTATTAATTtgcatgtataatatatatgggAATGGATAACTTTCTGATGGGGGCTTTTTCACTGGCTGAGAGGTGAGCTGAAGAAATCCATATCCGCCACTACCACCCAAAAAAATACCTATCAGCTCATATGAATGGGAAATGAAAAACTTCTCGGCTCACTCCAATATTATTCAGCCAAACCCAGAAACAGAACaagaaggaaaacaagaaaaaggacaacacgatgatgaagaagaaggcagCGGAGCCAGGTGCGACTGGGACTTCACCCTCTCCACCATTGTCTCATCAAGCAGTTCCACCTGCGACACCCTCGGCGCCATCGAATTCGACCCCTCCGGCAACCTCCTGGCCACCGGCGGGATTGCCaggaagattagggtttatagTTTCAATTCACTGTTGCCCCATGGAAAAAGTACTGAAGTCAGTTTGTTGGATCACAACAGTGCCTGTGATTACTGTATCTGTACTCCCGCCAAGCTGAGCAGCCTGAAATGGCGGCCCTGTTCGGATGGGCGGGTCATCGGGTCCGGCGACTACGACGGCGTGGTCATGGAATATGATCTGGAACGCAGAGTGCCCATCTTCGAGCGCGACGAGCACGGCGGGCGGCGGGTCTGGAGCGTTGGCTATTCGCATTGGGACCCTGTCGTGGGGGCATCCGGTGCGGACGATGGCACCGTGCAAATGTGGGACCCGCGCTGCGACGGCGACAAGTGTGTGGGCGCTGTCCAGCCCAGCGCGGCAGGCAGCTCGGTCTGTTGCGTGGAGTTCAATCCATTCGGCGGCGATCTAATAGCTGTCGGATGCGCCGACCGTAGAGCGTACGGCTACGATGTGAGGAAAATGCAGGACCCGGTTCTGGTCCTCGATGGGCACTCCAAAACAGTGACGTACGTCCGATTTCTCGATCATCGGACGGTGGTGACGTCGGGTGCAGATGGGTGCTTGAAGCTGTGGAGCACGGAGGATCAGAACCTGGTCAGAACGTACAAAGGCCATTTGAACTCGAAGAGATTTGTGGGTTTATCGGTTTGGAAGCACGGAGAAGATGGAGGGCTGATCGGCTGTGGTTCGGAGAGCAACCAAGTATTTGTGTACGATAAGAGGTGGGGCGAGCCCATTTGGGTGCATGGCTTCCAGGAGGCCGCTCAGCCGGGGTTCGTCAGCGGCCTGTGCTGGCGGCGGGTGGGGGAGGACCACTCTGCTCTCGTCGCCGGCGGATCAGATGGGGTTTTGCAGGTGTATGAGGTTTCCGCGAAAGAATGCTAGCTAGATactcataattaattaaggtgacacatttttcaatattttcattttctttttctatatttgCCATTTCATTTTGAAGCAAAATGACAAAGGGTGGGCAACAACACTGCGCCAAGCCAATTcgtt
It contains:
- the LOC127797669 gene encoding WD repeat-containing protein RUP2 gives rise to the protein MKNFSAHSNIIQPNPETEQEGKQEKGQHDDEEEGSGARCDWDFTLSTIVSSSSSTCDTLGAIEFDPSGNLLATGGIARKIRVYSFNSLLPHGKSTEVSLLDHNSACDYCICTPAKLSSLKWRPCSDGRVIGSGDYDGVVMEYDLERRVPIFERDEHGGRRVWSVGYSHWDPVVGASGADDGTVQMWDPRCDGDKCVGAVQPSAAGSSVCCVEFNPFGGDLIAVGCADRRAYGYDVRKMQDPVLVLDGHSKTVTYVRFLDHRTVVTSGADGCLKLWSTEDQNLVRTYKGHLNSKRFVGLSVWKHGEDGGLIGCGSESNQVFVYDKRWGEPIWVHGFQEAAQPGFVSGLCWRRVGEDHSALVAGGSDGVLQVYEVSAKEC